The sequence CCGCGCGCGGGGCGCGGGTGGCACTGCTCGCGGCTCTGGTATTGGCTGTGGCTGCGATGTGGATGCGCCGCAGGGAAAACCGACCGCTGCGAGCGGCCTGGAAGACCCTGTTGCTGGCCGGGGCAGTCGTGCTGGCAGGCGCGGGCAGCCTGGTGGTGGCCCATCGCGCCGTTCGACAGACCTACGCGCCAATGGACGGCTCGCTGCTGCTGCGCTACAACGGCTATCTCGGCGCCGCGCGCATGGCGCTGGAACGGCCTGCCCTGGGTTTCGGTCCCGGGCAATATGCGTTGTATAACGCAGGCTATTGGACGAATTACGAGCAGCAATGGTTCGCCACGACCGGCAAGAAGAACATGCACGTGCACAATGATCTGCTGGAAACGGCGATCGACGCGGGCGTGCCGGGCGCGGCGCTGTACATGGCCTTGTTGTTGTGGGGTGTTTTCCTGGGTCTCATGCTGGGCGCACAGAATCAAGCCGCGCGCGACCGTCCCCTGGGACTCGTGAGCGCGGCCTGCGTATGCGCTTTCGCCGTGGATGGCCTGTTCGGTTTCAATGTGCGCGTGCCGGTTTCATCGACGCTGTTGTTCTTGTTGCTGGGCCTGTTGTCTGCGCGAATCCCCGCAGTTGCGCTGAGCCGGGGTGTTTCAATAGCCGCCGCACTGGCCGCGTGCGTGGCGGCGCTGACGTCCGCGGTGTTCGGCACGCAGGCCTTCGCGGCGGAACGGCATTTCCAGACGGCCGAATTTGCGCGCTATGGTTCCGAACAGTATGCAGCGCAAGGAAATGAGCATGCTGCGGCCGCGGTGCGCCAGAAGGCGTATGAAGCCCTGGCGCGGGGGCACGAGCTGGCGCCGTGGGACACCCGGTTCCCGCTGTTCATGGCGCTGCTCGATTTGCGCAAGGGTGACAGCGAGGCCGCGGTCAGAAGGCTGACACCCGTCGTGGCGGCGGAACCGGAGAACGTACAGGCCCTGGTGCGTCTGGCGCGTGTGCAGGTCGCTCTTGCGGCGAGCGGGACAAAGCATGCGACCTCCATGATGGACAACGCCGTCGCGCAGTTGGACCGCCTCGAGCGGCTCTGTCCCTGCCTGCCGGAATTGTGGGAGTTGCGGGGGGCGCTCGCGGCAATGAAAGCGCAAGCCGCGGCAGACGCGGGCCGCGACGCACAGGAAGTGTGGCGGGCCGCCGCCGAGTGTTTCGACAAGGCATTGGTCTATGGTGCGCGTGACCGCGCGGGACTGCAGGAACGGCTCGCACTGGCTCACGCCCATGCGGGAAACGTCGACGAGGCGGACCGGGTGTTCCGCCAAGCGGCGGAGTTGAAGCCGGAGGATACGCGATTCTGGCGCGTTTACCATGGGTTTGCGAGCGAGCACAGCCGTCTCGGGCCCTTTCTGGACGCGCTGCACCGCGCGGTGGACCGGCTGGGCCGCCGGGAGCCGCCGCCGGCGGCCGCGCTGTCGGAGATTGCGTGGCATCTGGCCGTAGTCTATCGCGAAAAAGGTGAGCCGGAACTCGCGCGGCGGACGCTTATGCAGGCCATCTCGCGCGACCCCGGAAGCCTGGCGCTGTGGGGAGAACTGAGCATCGTGACCGCGCCCGAGTCTCGTGGCGCCGCCTTGGCGGAACTTGCCTCCACCTCGATTCAGCGGCTCGAACAGGAACACCGCGCCGTGCCAGAAGCGCTGCGGCTTGTCGCGGCGCTGACCAGTCCGAATGCGGAACAATTGCTGCGCGGGGCGGAGAAACTGGCGGGGTTGGCGCGCACCGCCGCGCTGGTGGAAGAGAAAGACGCGGTCCGCCGTACGCTCAGCTGGATCGGAGACGTCTATATCGACGCTCTGAAGGCCGCGCCGCTGGCGCAGCCGGAGCAGGCGCAGTTTCTGGCGTGGCTGGGCGAGGTATTTGTCCGCAGCGAACGTTGGGATGCGGCGGACGAGGTTTTCTTAGCGGCGATTGGAGCCCTTCCGGAAAGCAGGCGCGGCGTGGCGCTTGCGTATTACTCGGAAGCGCTGGCGCATCTCGGCCGCAAGGACCAGGCCCTGGCGCTGGCGCAGGAAGCGGCAGCGAGCGCTGGGGACCAGATCCTTGTGCGGCAAATGCTCGCCCGGCGCCTCGCGGAGTCGGGCCGTGCGGCGGAAGCGCGGTTCGAATACCGGGCGCTGCTGCAGAGAGTGGCGCAGAGTTCCACGTTGCACGCGGAACTGGAAGCGGAGCTTGCCGCGATGGAACAGGAGCCAGGAGATACTCCGTGAGCGATGAGACCATGCCGGAACAGGGGCTGATGCGCGCCGTGGCCGTGGTTACGTTCGCGGGAATGGCAGTTTTTCTGTCCGGGACGTGGTTGTATGCGAGATTCGGCGGTTCTGTCGTGGACGCGTTCGATGAAGAGCTGGGCGAGGTACTCATGGAGCGCGGCATGCGCTTCGAGGAAGCGGGCTCCTTGGAGAACGCGAAAGCTGTGTATGCCGAGGCGCTGAACTGTCCATTTCAAGGGCCGCAGAACCGTGCCGATACGCAGAAACGCCTGGGCGTGCTGTATTGGCAGGCCGGGGACCTGGACGCGGCCGTGCGCTGCCTGCAACCTGCCGCGGAGGCCGAACCGCCGCCGGTCTCGGTCTTCGAACCGTTGTGTGACTGCCTTCTGTCGCTGGGACGGCTGGCGGAAGCGCAAGAAGTGGTGTTTCGCTGGATGGAACGGGCCGGGGAACTCCGGCTTCCCGCGGAGAAGGGAAAGGCCAAATACTACGAGGGCAAGATCGCGCTGGCCGAGGGCGATCGACAGCGTGCGGAAACCGCTTTTCTGGAAGGGCTGCGCGAACTGCCCGGCGGACGCAATGCCTCCGAATTGGGGCAGATGTATTACGAGCAGGGCCGGCACGCGGAGGCGTTGCCGCAAATTGACGCCTATCTGCTGACAGGAACAGGCGAGCGGGCGGAGTATTTCCGCTGGCTGCGCGGGCACATCCTGAAACTCCTGCAGGAAAAAGAAACAGGCACGATGCCATAGCGCTTCTGCCTGTCATTCCGTAAATCCTTGATTCAGAAACCATTACCGCGCAGACCGGGTGTGCGCGCCTTCGCGTGGGAGACCGTCAGCGGCGCGCATTCGTGAAACAGCGGAAGCGCCCGTCTGCTGTCAACGGCTGGCGGGCGCCAAGGCTTGGCGGTTCGCAATCATTTCCAGACTTTTGTTACACTGCCCCTATCTGAAGGCAGAATGCGCGCGGACGGATTCGGGCGCTTACGCGCGGAGACAAGCATGCGTACACGGAACACCAAACTTGAGTTTTTGACCCTGCTTACTTTCCTGGTTTCGCTGGTGTTGCTCTTGGGCAACGGCTTTGTGGCAAGAATCAGCGCGGAGACCGAGGAAGTCGATGTTTATCGCGAAATCGAGCCCATTGGCCTGGTGCTGGATACGATTCAAGACCAGTATGTCCACGAGGTGGATATTCGCGAAGTGGTTGAAGGCGCCTTGTACGGAATGATGGGATCGCTGGACGAGCATAGCTCTTTCCTGTCGGCGGAAGACCTCGAAATCATGCAGGAGGACACCCAGGGCGAGTTCGAGGGCATTGGCGTCTCGATCAAGCTGGATGACCAGGAGCGGATCATGGTTTTCCAGCCGATTCCGAATTCGCCTGCCGCCGACGCGGGCATCCGTCCTTTCGACATCATTGCCAAAATCGACGGGGTGCCGACCATCGGAATGACTCTTAGCGACGCCGCGGACCGTATCCGCGGACCGCGCGGCACGACCGTGCGTTTGACTCTGCTGAGGCTGAAGGAAGGCGAAGAAGAGCCGGAGGTGATTGAGACCGACGTAAAGCGGGAGAAGGTGCCACTGGCGAGCCTGAAGGAATCCCGCCTGCTTGAGAACGGTATCGGCTACATTCGTATCAGCGATTTCAAGCAGAATACGGCGCAGGACCTGAAAAAGAAGCTTCGGGAGTTTCTTAAAGAGGGCATGAAGGGTTTTGTCCTGGATTTGCGCTGGAATCCGGGCGGCTTGTTGACGGCTTCCAAGGATGTGTGCGAACTTTTCCTCCCGCGCGGCACGCTGGTTACGTACACGAAAGGCCGGGAACTCGCGGGACGGCGGAACCCGGATGACCTTGAACTGTACACGGGGGGAAACCCGGTGCTGCCGGAAGGGTTCCCGGTCATCGTACTGGTGAATGAGCAGACCGCAAGTTCGTCGGAGATCGTAACGGGCGCGCTGCAATTCTACGAACGTGCGATTATTCTGGGTGAGAAGACGTTCGGCAAGGGCAGCGTACAGACGATCATCCCGCTTCCTCACCCGGAAAACACGGCGCTTCGTTTGACGACGGCGCTCTATTACACGCCGGGCGACGTCACGATCGACAAGAACGGCATATTGCCGGATATCGAAGTACTCATGGATTGGGACCAGGAGCGGGCGCTGGGCAAGCAACTGTACGAGTCCTTCGAGAACGACCCCTCCATGACGGACCGTCAGAATCACGGCGCGGTGACGGGCAACGCGCCCGCCGA comes from Candidatus Hydrogenedentota bacterium and encodes:
- a CDS encoding S41 family peptidase → MRTRNTKLEFLTLLTFLVSLVLLLGNGFVARISAETEEVDVYREIEPIGLVLDTIQDQYVHEVDIREVVEGALYGMMGSLDEHSSFLSAEDLEIMQEDTQGEFEGIGVSIKLDDQERIMVFQPIPNSPAADAGIRPFDIIAKIDGVPTIGMTLSDAADRIRGPRGTTVRLTLLRLKEGEEEPEVIETDVKREKVPLASLKESRLLENGIGYIRISDFKQNTAQDLKKKLREFLKEGMKGFVLDLRWNPGGLLTASKDVCELFLPRGTLVTYTKGRELAGRRNPDDLELYTGGNPVLPEGFPVIVLVNEQTASSSEIVTGALQFYERAIILGEKTFGKGSVQTIIPLPHPENTALRLTTALYYTPGDVTIDKNGILPDIEVLMDWDQERALGKQLYESFENDPSMTDRQNHGAVTGNAPAEGSVEDTQLQRAVEVLLESAVWGDLIQKYHRDVHITQVAADEAAADEEKKDEAAAAPESSPEPPEAVPSDDAAPAEQPVTTP
- a CDS encoding tetratricopeptide repeat protein, whose product is MSDETMPEQGLMRAVAVVTFAGMAVFLSGTWLYARFGGSVVDAFDEELGEVLMERGMRFEEAGSLENAKAVYAEALNCPFQGPQNRADTQKRLGVLYWQAGDLDAAVRCLQPAAEAEPPPVSVFEPLCDCLLSLGRLAEAQEVVFRWMERAGELRLPAEKGKAKYYEGKIALAEGDRQRAETAFLEGLRELPGGRNASELGQMYYEQGRHAEALPQIDAYLLTGTGERAEYFRWLRGHILKLLQEKETGTMP
- a CDS encoding O-antigen ligase family protein translates to MRRSMRVVLMGFVFVLVLALYPYTHNPAGPIKQLATDWALALLGPLCVLDVLVSGKGLRWRSSLTLLLGAFLLVNLVSALASEHLAHGLTEWRRWLGLSLLALYAAHACSTAGNARQLMGAMVLAVAASSVYGLYQATGWPDPFPWGQKNVEEYFGLPSTYANPNFAAHALVLGLILAAGLSRRQPLYLAPGLVIAVHLYLTAARGARVALLAALVLAVAAMWMRRRENRPLRAAWKTLLLAGAVVLAGAGSLVVAHRAVRQTYAPMDGSLLLRYNGYLGAARMALERPALGFGPGQYALYNAGYWTNYEQQWFATTGKKNMHVHNDLLETAIDAGVPGAALYMALLLWGVFLGLMLGAQNQAARDRPLGLVSAACVCAFAVDGLFGFNVRVPVSSTLLFLLLGLLSARIPAVALSRGVSIAAALAACVAALTSAVFGTQAFAAERHFQTAEFARYGSEQYAAQGNEHAAAAVRQKAYEALARGHELAPWDTRFPLFMALLDLRKGDSEAAVRRLTPVVAAEPENVQALVRLARVQVALAASGTKHATSMMDNAVAQLDRLERLCPCLPELWELRGALAAMKAQAAADAGRDAQEVWRAAAECFDKALVYGARDRAGLQERLALAHAHAGNVDEADRVFRQAAELKPEDTRFWRVYHGFASEHSRLGPFLDALHRAVDRLGRREPPPAAALSEIAWHLAVVYREKGEPELARRTLMQAISRDPGSLALWGELSIVTAPESRGAALAELASTSIQRLEQEHRAVPEALRLVAALTSPNAEQLLRGAEKLAGLARTAALVEEKDAVRRTLSWIGDVYIDALKAAPLAQPEQAQFLAWLGEVFVRSERWDAADEVFLAAIGALPESRRGVALAYYSEALAHLGRKDQALALAQEAAASAGDQILVRQMLARRLAESGRAAEARFEYRALLQRVAQSSTLHAELEAELAAMEQEPGDTP